From a region of the uncultured Desulfatiglans sp. genome:
- a CDS encoding AMP-binding enzyme, whose product MNTIGTLKMVVARNLEYNPDRPALILGDRRYTFGQFADRTRRMGNALLDMGLRKGDRVAILSKNSIENAESYFSIPNAGLVLVMLNFRLAPQEILTILMDSGATVLMANEEYLGHVEEIRRDLDFVKHYIFIGPVEKTPPGWFHYETLIAMSSPEEPATEISEDDLAALMYTSGTTGAPKGCMATHRNYYHAGRSLTLELKMNPDDVNIIPSPLFHATGEVVLMNGMYSGTPSIIMPQWDAEMFMRLVERYRVTSGMLATPMLLFLVEHPDTGKYDLSSIQKMFFAGAPVTPVVFQRAIERFGNVFLHLFGTTETVGQATILRTEEIEQALADGDTEILSSCGRSFADMQSVVVDENDRPVPPGVVGEIKVRGLGTTLGYWNKPAETRKDFRDGWYYPLDLCRQDEKGFIYVVDRKKDMIITGGENVYPAEVENVLYKHPTVAQAAIVGMPDDRWGQVVTAIVVRKDGAEVCEEDLRSFCRKEIAGYKVPKRVLFVDSLPISASGKILKYKLREELMQ is encoded by the coding sequence ATGAACACGATAGGGACACTCAAGATGGTGGTGGCGCGGAATCTGGAATACAATCCTGACAGACCGGCCTTGATCCTCGGCGATCGGCGCTACACCTTCGGGCAGTTTGCGGACAGGACCCGCAGGATGGGAAACGCGCTGCTCGACATGGGACTCAGGAAGGGGGACCGGGTGGCGATTTTGAGCAAGAACAGCATCGAAAACGCCGAGAGCTACTTCAGCATCCCCAACGCCGGCCTCGTGCTGGTGATGCTCAATTTCAGGCTCGCACCCCAGGAGATCCTCACCATCCTGATGGACTCGGGCGCCACGGTCCTCATGGCGAATGAGGAATATCTGGGGCATGTCGAAGAGATCAGGAGAGACCTCGATTTCGTGAAACACTACATCTTCATCGGTCCGGTGGAAAAGACTCCGCCGGGCTGGTTCCACTACGAGACCCTGATCGCGATGTCCTCGCCCGAAGAGCCCGCGACCGAGATCTCCGAGGACGACCTGGCGGCCCTGATGTACACGAGCGGCACCACCGGCGCCCCGAAGGGCTGCATGGCGACCCATCGGAACTATTACCATGCCGGCCGCAGTCTGACGCTGGAACTCAAGATGAATCCCGATGACGTGAACATCATCCCGTCGCCCCTCTTTCATGCCACCGGCGAGGTGGTGCTGATGAACGGGATGTACAGCGGCACCCCGTCGATCATCATGCCCCAGTGGGACGCGGAGATGTTCATGCGGCTCGTCGAGCGCTACAGGGTCACGAGCGGCATGCTCGCCACTCCGATGCTCCTCTTCCTGGTGGAGCACCCCGATACAGGGAAGTATGACCTGTCGAGCATCCAGAAGATGTTCTTCGCCGGGGCGCCGGTCACGCCGGTGGTCTTCCAGCGCGCGATCGAGCGCTTCGGAAACGTGTTTCTGCATCTGTTCGGCACGACGGAGACCGTGGGCCAGGCGACCATCCTGCGCACGGAGGAGATCGAGCAGGCCCTGGCGGACGGCGACACCGAGATCCTTTCGTCGTGCGGCCGCTCTTTTGCGGATATGCAAAGCGTCGTCGTGGACGAGAACGACCGGCCGGTGCCCCCCGGCGTAGTGGGCGAGATCAAGGTGCGCGGGCTCGGGACGACCCTCGGATACTGGAACAAGCCGGCGGAGACCCGGAAGGACTTCCGCGACGGCTGGTATTATCCCCTGGATCTGTGCCGGCAGGACGAGAAAGGCTTCATCTATGTGGTGGACCGGAAGAAGGACATGATCATCACCGGCGGCGAGAACGTTTATCCGGCCGAGGTGGAAAATGTCCTCTACAAGCATCCGACGGTCGCCCAGGCCGCGATCGTGGGGATGCCCGACGACCGATGGGGCCAGGTCGTCACGGCGATCGTCGTGCGCAAGGACGGCGCCGAGGTCTGCGAGGAGGACCTCCGTTCCTTCTGCCGGAAAGAGATAGCGGGCTACAAGGTGCCCAAGCGCGTTCTGTTCGTCGATTCCCTGCCCATCAGCGCCAGCGGCAAGATCCTCAAGTACAAGCTGCGCGAGGAGTTGATGCAGTAG
- a CDS encoding Amino acid/amide ABC transporter substrate-binding protein, HAAT family, which yields MKRVWGLLRPMSGAVLLFGVLTILRPPIVGPSLLCAAATEEIVLGAPTSLGTLEGAESLKAVRLAVDEVNAAGGVRVGGRVCRLRLEPCDLNDAAGRVRPEEAVARLERFIREQAPDVILIGPFRSEVLLASMDLLARHRIPTLVSIAMSPAVDAKILSDPRYRCIFRLSLSTRYLAARLIEALQMMRREFAFDKILILNQDVAWARSTISLLLKVYLDRSDWKVTGQENLNGETVDFSRFLNKARADGAHVILTIFDAPACGNLIEQWHTLKPPAVLCGFLSPAIGPGAWEAFGGRLEGVINVIFELGNLPSSRYAPAAAFYEAFKAAYGAPIEAGHGPAPSYESVYVFAEAIERAGSLEPEGVIAALEATDRQGSMGRLRFHRGHQAIFGEDPYNEALACVVQWQASGRRVIVHPAAIAEGPIALPDFVRRGRVE from the coding sequence TTGAAGCGGGTATGGGGGCTTTTGCGTCCAATGAGCGGGGCTGTGCTCCTGTTCGGCGTTCTGACGATCCTCCGGCCGCCGATCGTCGGTCCCTCCCTGCTCTGTGCAGCCGCAACAGAGGAGATCGTCCTCGGGGCGCCGACCTCCCTCGGAACCCTGGAGGGCGCGGAAAGCCTGAAGGCGGTGCGCCTGGCCGTGGATGAGGTCAATGCGGCGGGAGGGGTGCGGGTTGGCGGCCGGGTCTGCCGGCTGCGCCTCGAGCCCTGCGACCTGAACGATGCCGCCGGGCGGGTGCGTCCGGAGGAGGCGGTGGCGCGCCTCGAGCGCTTCATCCGGGAACAGGCGCCCGACGTCATCCTCATCGGGCCCTTCCGGTCCGAGGTCCTGCTGGCCTCGATGGACCTCCTGGCCCGGCACAGGATCCCCACCCTGGTGAGCATCGCCATGTCCCCGGCGGTGGATGCCAAGATCCTTTCCGACCCGCGGTATCGCTGCATCTTCCGGTTGAGCCTCAGTACGCGTTATCTGGCCGCGCGCCTGATCGAGGCTTTGCAGATGATGCGCAGGGAGTTCGCATTCGACAAGATACTGATCTTGAATCAGGATGTGGCCTGGGCGCGCTCGACGATCTCGCTGCTCCTCAAGGTGTATCTCGACCGCTCGGACTGGAAGGTGACGGGGCAGGAGAACCTCAACGGCGAAACGGTGGATTTCAGCCGATTTCTGAACAAGGCACGTGCAGACGGGGCCCACGTCATCCTGACGATCTTCGACGCCCCCGCATGCGGGAACCTGATCGAGCAATGGCATACCCTGAAGCCGCCCGCCGTCCTGTGCGGGTTCCTGTCGCCTGCCATCGGGCCGGGGGCCTGGGAGGCCTTCGGAGGGCGCCTCGAGGGGGTGATCAACGTCATTTTCGAACTCGGCAACCTGCCTTCGTCCCGCTATGCCCCGGCTGCAGCCTTTTACGAGGCCTTCAAGGCCGCCTACGGGGCCCCGATCGAGGCGGGCCACGGTCCAGCCCCCTCCTACGAGTCGGTCTATGTGTTCGCGGAGGCGATCGAACGGGCCGGCAGCCTGGAGCCGGAAGGGGTCATTGCGGCGCTCGAGGCCACCGACCGGCAGGGGAGCATGGGCCGCCTCCGTTTCCACCGGGGGCATCAGGCGATCTTCGGTGAAGATCCGTACAACGAGGCCTTGGCCTGCGTGGTGCAGTGGCAGGCATCCGGCCGGCGGGTGATCGTGCACCCGGCGGCCATCGCCGAAGGTCCGATCGCGCTGCCCGATTTCGTGCGCCGGGGAAGAGTGGAGTGA
- the zraR gene encoding Transcriptional regulatory protein ZraR, with the protein MDREKTILVVDDRINALKVLMLFLADKGYRVLEASSGPQALAVFQDHPEIDVVLSDLKMPGMSGLDLYRAMLEVRPVPPFIIMTAYATVETAISALKEGVTDYLIKPLNYEELPIVLANACRQAEMSRELAALRQEVREEQRFHGMLGVSRPMREIFEMVRTVGPTDAAVLITGETGTGKELLAHSLHEESRRRDRPMVCINCAALTETLLEAEMFGYVKGAFTGALTDRKGRLEMAHEGTLFLDEISNMTLHLQAKFLRFLQDGSFEPVGANWSKKVDVRLVAATNADLEAQIAAGRFMRDLLYRIEVIAMHLPPLRERVEDIPILVEHFIAHYARHYMKSIEGVAPDAMQALLDYPWPGNVRELENCLARAVILSKQSVLGRVDLPGKVTEGARAEAGPGEAGREDAPPVEGVTLKDMEARLIADTIRRCQGNKTLAAKVLGISRKGLYEKMARLGIKEDLL; encoded by the coding sequence GGACAGGGAAAAGACGATTCTAGTCGTAGATGACCGCATCAACGCCTTGAAGGTGTTGATGCTCTTTCTGGCCGACAAGGGCTATCGCGTGCTGGAGGCCTCGAGCGGGCCTCAGGCGCTGGCGGTCTTTCAGGACCATCCCGAAATCGACGTGGTGCTCTCGGATCTCAAGATGCCCGGGATGAGCGGGCTCGACCTGTACAGGGCCATGCTGGAGGTGCGTCCCGTACCGCCTTTTATCATCATGACCGCCTACGCCACGGTGGAAACGGCGATCTCGGCCCTCAAGGAGGGGGTGACCGACTACCTGATCAAGCCGCTCAACTACGAAGAACTCCCCATCGTGCTGGCCAACGCGTGCAGGCAGGCGGAGATGAGCCGGGAACTGGCGGCGCTCCGCCAAGAGGTCCGAGAGGAGCAGCGCTTTCACGGGATGCTCGGGGTCTCCCGTCCCATGCGGGAGATCTTCGAGATGGTCCGCACGGTGGGGCCGACCGATGCCGCGGTGCTCATCACCGGTGAAACGGGCACGGGAAAGGAACTTCTGGCCCATAGCCTGCACGAGGAGTCGCGGCGGCGGGATCGCCCGATGGTCTGCATCAACTGCGCCGCCCTGACCGAGACCCTGCTCGAGGCCGAGATGTTCGGCTACGTGAAAGGCGCCTTTACCGGGGCCCTGACGGATCGAAAAGGCCGCCTCGAGATGGCGCATGAAGGGACGCTGTTTCTGGACGAGATCAGCAACATGACGCTTCACCTCCAGGCCAAGTTCCTCCGGTTCCTGCAGGACGGCAGCTTCGAGCCGGTCGGGGCGAACTGGAGCAAAAAGGTGGATGTGCGGCTGGTGGCGGCGACCAACGCCGATCTCGAGGCGCAGATCGCCGCCGGCCGATTCATGCGCGACCTCCTCTACCGCATCGAGGTGATCGCGATGCACCTGCCGCCTCTCCGGGAAAGGGTCGAGGACATCCCCATCCTGGTCGAGCATTTTATCGCCCACTACGCGCGGCACTACATGAAATCGATCGAAGGCGTCGCTCCGGACGCCATGCAGGCCCTCCTGGATTATCCCTGGCCGGGAAATGTGCGCGAGCTCGAGAATTGTCTCGCACGGGCTGTGATCCTCTCCAAGCAGTCCGTTCTCGGCCGGGTTGACCTGCCGGGGAAGGTGACGGAAGGCGCGCGGGCGGAGGCCGGGCCCGGCGAGGCGGGAAGGGAGGATGCGCCGCCCGTGGAAGGGGTGACGCTCAAGGACATGGAGGCCCGGCTGATCGCCGACACGATCCGGCGCTGCCAGGGGAATAAGACCTTGGCGGCCAAGGTGCTGGGGATTTCCCGCAAAGGACTTTACGAAAAGATGGCGCGCCTCGGGATCAAGGAGGACCTCCTTTGA